From Equus quagga isolate Etosha38 chromosome 3, UCLA_HA_Equagga_1.0, whole genome shotgun sequence, one genomic window encodes:
- the LOC124237277 gene encoding skin secretory protein xP2-like: protein MPSEAGKDKEQRASELKGVCLQFRPRVSAERQKELRDSQPREPPWGEGGPRSLPIANEGSPPGRCPAPRPLPARRSRPRPAHGGARGEVGSGAGGWKRGWVAEVQAPAVAPELPTRGRGLASPAAAAAAAAPRLPRPQPPRPPLGSDTCFAEQPPPPALPGRALQPPPPPGLEHAPGCRASSRPRQLPAPAAPAACLALLPTPTGQPPPLPPPSGH from the exons ATGCCTTCCGAGGCAGGAAAGGATAAGGAGCAGAGGGCTTCGGAGCTGAAGGGTGTTTGCCTACAGTTCCGGCCTCGAGTTTCAGCTGAGAGACAAAAGGAACTCCGGGACTCCCAGCCACGGGAACCACCTTGG GGGGAAGGGGGCCCGAGGTCTTTGCCAATCGCTAATGAGGGGTCGCCTCCCGGTCGGTGTCCGGCtccgcgccccctccccgcgcgccgctcccgcccccgcccggcccaCGGTGGAGCCCGGGGAGAAGTCGGGTCTGGGGCCGGAGGCTGGAAACGTGGGTGGGTGGCTGAGGTCCAAGCCCCAGCCGTAGCCCCCGAGCTCCCGACCCGAGGGAGGGGCCTCGCttcccccgccgccgccgccgccgccgccgccccccggTTACCTCGGCCCCAGCCGCCGCGGCCGCCTCTCGGCTCAGACACTTGCTTCGCTGAGCAGCCGCCGCCGCCAGCGCTCCCCGGACGCGCGCTGCAGCCGCCTCCGCCGCCCGGCCTCGAGCACGCTCCCGGCTGCAGAGCCTCCTCTCGGCCCCGGCAACTGCCAGCTCCAGCTGCCCCAGCAGCCTGCCTCGCgctcctcccaacccccaccgGCCaaccgccgccgctgccgccgccgtcAGGGCACTGA